The following proteins are encoded in a genomic region of Corticium candelabrum chromosome 11, ooCorCand1.1, whole genome shotgun sequence:
- the LOC134186849 gene encoding UBX domain-containing protein 11-like isoform X1: MSSPTSSLKKTKRTPLPAIKSPDSRKLTIPYRQPISGSLHSPKGHDTMASPDALERELRKSFHGHQQPCSPSDGEFIASMARRLSVLEQQLLAKCKEIVEKDEKINVLEDRLAVLEASRSSGAGSLDLPVTELQRKCLVLQKRQQEMERFLADYGMIWVGDDSGDENHEDDAYQDENFGDGMWRPGIVFVCLCVCV; the protein is encoded by the exons ATGAGTTCTCCCACTTCAAGCCTCAAGAAGACCAAAAGGACACCTCTTCCTGCTATCAAAAGTCCAGACAGCCG TAAATTGACTATCCCATACCGCCAACCGATTTCTGGTTCTTTACACAGTCCCAAAGGTCACGATACTATGGCAAGCCCAGATGCTTTGGAGAGAGAACTAAGAAAAAGTTTCCATGGCCATCAGCAGCCCTGTAGTCCTTCTGATGGCGAGTTCATTGCTTCAATGGCTCGGAGACTTAGTGTATTAGAACAGCAGCTGTTGGCTAAATGTAAGGAGATTGTAGAGAAAGACGAGAAGATAAATGTGTTGGAAGACAGGCTTGCTGTGTTAGAAGCATCACGGAGTTCGG GTGCTGGTTCTTTAGACTTGCCAGTTACGGAGTTGCAACGGAAGTGTCTCGTGCTGCAAAAGCGACAGCAAGAAATGGAG AGATTTCTTGCTGACTATGGCATGATATGGGTTGGAGATGACTCGGGTGATGAAAATCATGAAGATGATGCGTATCAAGATGAGAATTTTGGTGATGGAATGTGGAGGCCTGGtatagtgtttgtttgtttgtgtgtgtgtgtgtga
- the LOC134186849 gene encoding UBX domain-containing protein 11-like isoform X2, with product MSSPTSSLKKTKRTPLPAIKSPDSRKLTIPYRQPISGSLHSPKGHDTMASPDALERELRKSFHGHQQPCSPSDGEFIASMARRLSVLEQQLLAKCKEIVEKDEKINVLEDRLAVLEASRSSGCVSTYLPVTELQRKCLVLQKRQQEMERFLADYGMIWVGDDSGDENHEDDAYQDENFGDGMWRPGIVFVCLCVCV from the exons ATGAGTTCTCCCACTTCAAGCCTCAAGAAGACCAAAAGGACACCTCTTCCTGCTATCAAAAGTCCAGACAGCCG TAAATTGACTATCCCATACCGCCAACCGATTTCTGGTTCTTTACACAGTCCCAAAGGTCACGATACTATGGCAAGCCCAGATGCTTTGGAGAGAGAACTAAGAAAAAGTTTCCATGGCCATCAGCAGCCCTGTAGTCCTTCTGATGGCGAGTTCATTGCTTCAATGGCTCGGAGACTTAGTGTATTAGAACAGCAGCTGTTGGCTAAATGTAAGGAGATTGTAGAGAAAGACGAGAAGATAAATGTGTTGGAAGACAGGCTTGCTGTGTTAGAAGCATCACGGAGTTCGGGTTGCGTTTCAACGT ACTTGCCAGTTACGGAGTTGCAACGGAAGTGTCTCGTGCTGCAAAAGCGACAGCAAGAAATGGAG AGATTTCTTGCTGACTATGGCATGATATGGGTTGGAGATGACTCGGGTGATGAAAATCATGAAGATGATGCGTATCAAGATGAGAATTTTGGTGATGGAATGTGGAGGCCTGGtatagtgtttgtttgtttgtgtgtgtgtgtgtga
- the LOC134186850 gene encoding uncharacterized protein LOC134186850 — protein MKSLLLLFLVTSSYGASIRRSPLPNTGQVQTYEYTATLTNEIPHKSDGLSLTVKTQVTTDSDGQRTLQITDCNGLSLGCKELKQHPVSFAFSNGQVKAIHLASSDSLFSMNFKRGIISIMSMTLQ, from the exons ATGAAATCTCTTCTCCTGCTGTTTCTTGTGACTTCATCTTATGGAG CCAGCATTAGAAGATCACCACTGCCAAACACTG GACAAGTGCAAACTTACGAATACACAGCTACTTTAACCAACGAAATACCACACAAGAGTGATGGTCTTAGTCTGACAGTGAAAACACAAGTTACGACTGATAGTGATGGCCAAAGAACTCTTCAA ATCACTGACTGCAACGGTCTATCTCTTGGTTGTAAAGAACTCAAGCAACACCCAGTCTCTTTTGCGTTTAGTAATGGTCAAGTTAAAGCCATCCACTTAGCCAGTAGTGACTCACTCTTTTCTATGAACTTTAAACGAGGTATCATCAGCATAATGAGCATGACGCTACAATAG